A stretch of Aureispira sp. CCB-E DNA encodes these proteins:
- a CDS encoding SDR family NAD(P)-dependent oxidoreductase, protein MNQTFAQQYGPWALITGAAMGLGAEFALQIAQKGISIIAIDHNKTALLTTCEEITQKTKVEVRPIVLDLSRTDFLELLLPQIQAYQIGLLINNVGISKIGYFAPQSTQFLSMQLHLNTKVVLLLTHHFARQMQAQRRGGIIILSSGAGELSSAYNATYAATKAFDLKLAESLWAELKPFGVDVLGFMPGPTKTPGYIAQGGDGNGGMVMSVQQSVQQALRALGKSPNYVAGNFFMRLGHYFLTRYLPTKLRIKIVSQQIKRLFGIS, encoded by the coding sequence ATGAATCAAACATTTGCTCAACAATATGGTCCTTGGGCATTAATAACAGGTGCTGCTATGGGGCTAGGAGCTGAATTTGCGCTCCAAATTGCTCAAAAAGGCATTTCTATTATTGCTATTGACCACAATAAAACTGCCTTGCTTACAACGTGCGAAGAAATTACGCAGAAAACAAAAGTAGAAGTACGTCCGATTGTCCTTGATCTCTCTAGAACAGATTTTTTAGAATTACTTTTGCCTCAAATCCAAGCCTATCAAATTGGATTGTTAATCAATAACGTAGGCATTTCTAAAATTGGCTATTTTGCTCCTCAATCGACTCAGTTTTTGTCTATGCAATTGCACTTAAATACCAAAGTCGTTTTATTGTTAACCCATCATTTTGCTCGCCAGATGCAAGCTCAGAGACGTGGAGGCATTATCATCCTATCCTCTGGTGCAGGAGAGCTATCTAGTGCCTACAATGCTACTTACGCTGCTACTAAAGCTTTTGATTTAAAGCTAGCAGAGTCTCTTTGGGCAGAACTAAAACCCTTTGGTGTCGATGTCCTTGGTTTTATGCCTGGACCAACCAAAACTCCTGGTTACATCGCTCAAGGTGGTGATGGCAATGGAGGTATGGTTATGTCTGTTCAACAATCGGTACAACAAGCTCTTCGAGCACTTGGAAAGTCGCCTAACTATGTAGCTGGAAACTTTTTCATGCGGTTGGGGCATTATTTTTTAACACGTTATCTTCCAACCAAATTAAGAATTAAGATTGTCAGTCAACAGATTAAACGCTTGTTTGGTATTTCTTAA
- a CDS encoding PEP/pyruvate-binding domain-containing protein, giving the protein MYKIVYFLLFFIMATPLCCSVFGQQVPIINYSTTIDGRVQLEVSSTTQHYYLLQVRHDTTQSFELTTSIQLGKSGTTTLTEPLAYYSLAHYQVLEYPIAAPYDIDGDGIDDISELQNFPTQNPINAAPSIAPVNGSISIDSFSTFNQLSIARDFVQWSEFLNGKRYAKFIITDFTTAPKVYFINGNTHTLHADFANAVGIRHLGNDVKKGQLIYHPTTISNNGTLGTFAFNYSNGHGENFEIVQKCHELLAANMPFLNNNLSYYVTTNSQDEYERDSTKYKTSRIPLLFEKDVFAQVDYWGLNEAEGYGFFREMSLSDIPGIKDIVLYASLPNSLPRVGGIITSAIQTPLSHVNLRAIQDGVPNAFIRDPLSIDSIARLLNHTIYFKVEPDKFFIREASSEEVNQWYESLRPEQKQTSPLNLNHDAILPLDEITFSMYDGFGAKCANVATMRTFGFPEGTIPNGFGIPFYYYQKFMKHNNLFEQARLMLSNPDFATNRNLRAHLLADFRKKIENALMPNWMRDNLEKMQASFPPNTSIRCRSSTNNEDLPGFNGAGLYESKTHHPNEGHIAKSVQQVYASLWSLRAFDERAFYKVNHFTASMALLCHPNYANEQVNGVGVSKDPVYQTNNTFYYLNSQVGETLITNPDGNAIPEEILLDANSSSSNDYILVRRSNLATNNTTIMQGDYLNQMRTYLTTIHHEFEGLYDAIGNETFAMEIEYKITRDGQLIIKQARPWVAYQATHSFSIPDSDHLDFNLYPNPASDYIQVDWIDGNPSEVMISNMLGKQVLHQCLSISNHPDFRIYIKDLPPGIYVLSGFLAHKGTYTSKKFVKR; this is encoded by the coding sequence ATGTATAAAATAGTTTACTTTCTTCTCTTTTTTATAATGGCAACTCCTTTGTGTTGTTCTGTCTTTGGTCAACAAGTGCCTATTATCAATTATTCGACCACAATAGATGGACGAGTTCAGTTAGAAGTTTCTTCAACTACTCAACACTATTATCTTTTACAAGTAAGACACGATACTACTCAAAGTTTCGAGTTGACCACTTCCATCCAACTTGGTAAATCAGGCACAACCACTCTTACCGAACCATTAGCATACTATTCGCTTGCACATTATCAAGTCTTAGAATATCCCATTGCCGCTCCCTATGATATAGATGGTGATGGCATAGACGATATTTCAGAGCTTCAAAATTTCCCTACTCAAAACCCCATTAACGCTGCTCCATCTATCGCCCCAGTCAATGGAAGCATCTCAATTGATAGCTTTAGCACATTCAATCAATTATCTATTGCAAGAGATTTTGTACAATGGTCTGAATTTCTTAATGGGAAACGGTATGCTAAGTTTATTATTACCGATTTTACGACAGCACCTAAAGTCTATTTCATTAATGGAAATACGCATACCCTTCACGCAGATTTTGCCAATGCAGTAGGGATTAGACATCTAGGAAATGATGTCAAAAAAGGACAACTTATTTATCACCCTACTACTATTTCGAACAATGGTACTTTGGGTACTTTTGCTTTTAATTATAGCAATGGACATGGCGAAAATTTTGAAATCGTTCAAAAGTGTCATGAGCTGCTAGCAGCCAATATGCCTTTTCTTAACAATAATTTGTCTTATTACGTTACCACAAACAGCCAAGACGAATACGAACGAGATTCGACAAAGTACAAAACTTCTAGAATTCCATTGCTTTTTGAAAAAGATGTTTTTGCCCAAGTTGACTATTGGGGATTGAATGAAGCAGAGGGATATGGCTTTTTTAGGGAAATGTCTTTGTCTGATATTCCAGGAATCAAAGATATTGTTTTATATGCCTCTTTACCCAACTCTCTACCTCGTGTAGGAGGAATAATCACCTCTGCCATACAAACACCTTTGTCTCATGTTAATTTAAGGGCGATTCAAGACGGCGTACCCAATGCATTTATTCGAGACCCCTTATCTATAGACTCCATTGCTCGCTTATTAAATCATACTATTTATTTCAAAGTCGAGCCCGATAAGTTTTTTATTCGAGAAGCCAGTTCAGAAGAAGTCAATCAATGGTATGAGAGCTTACGCCCTGAGCAAAAACAAACCTCTCCTTTAAATCTAAATCATGACGCCATCTTACCTTTAGATGAAATTACCTTTTCGATGTACGACGGTTTTGGTGCCAAATGTGCCAATGTTGCAACCATGCGAACGTTTGGTTTTCCAGAAGGAACAATTCCTAATGGTTTTGGCATTCCCTTTTATTATTATCAAAAGTTCATGAAGCACAACAATCTTTTTGAACAAGCTAGGTTGATGCTTAGCAATCCAGATTTTGCCACCAACCGAAACTTAAGAGCACATCTTTTAGCCGATTTTAGAAAAAAAATAGAAAACGCTTTAATGCCCAATTGGATGCGAGATAATTTAGAAAAGATGCAAGCTTCATTTCCTCCGAACACTTCTATTCGGTGTCGCTCTAGTACTAATAATGAGGATTTACCAGGTTTTAATGGCGCTGGACTATACGAATCTAAGACCCATCATCCAAATGAAGGGCATATTGCAAAATCCGTTCAACAAGTTTATGCCAGTTTGTGGAGTTTGAGAGCTTTTGACGAACGAGCGTTTTATAAGGTCAACCATTTTACAGCATCTATGGCACTACTCTGTCATCCCAACTATGCCAATGAGCAAGTCAATGGTGTAGGAGTTAGCAAAGATCCTGTTTACCAAACCAACAATACGTTTTATTACCTAAATTCACAAGTAGGGGAAACTCTAATTACCAATCCAGATGGCAATGCTATTCCTGAAGAAATTTTATTGGATGCCAACTCGTCAAGTTCTAACGATTACATCCTCGTTAGACGTTCTAATCTTGCTACCAATAATACCACCATCATGCAAGGAGATTACCTTAACCAAATGCGCACTTATTTAACCACCATTCACCATGAATTTGAAGGGCTTTATGATGCTATTGGTAATGAAACATTTGCCATGGAAATAGAATACAAAATCACGCGTGATGGTCAATTAATTATCAAACAAGCCCGCCCTTGGGTTGCCTATCAAGCTACCCATTCCTTTAGTATTCCTGATTCCGATCATCTTGATTTTAATCTATATCCGAATCCTGCTAGTGACTACATCCAAGTAGATTGGATAGACGGAAATCCTTCGGAGGTTATGATTAGTAATATGCTTGGCAAACAAGTGTTACACCAATGTCTAAGCATTTCTAACCATCCAGATTTTAGGATTTATATCAAAGATTTACCTCCAGGAATTTACGTATTAAGTGGCTTTTTAGCCCATAAAGGAACCTACACCTCTAAAAAATTTGTAAAAAGATAA
- the rpsU gene encoding 30S ribosomal protein S21, with protein MLVINVKDGESIDRALRRYKNKHKKVQLMKQLRARKHFVKPSVERRVEILKAKYNTEKLREMEG; from the coding sequence ATGCTAGTTATTAACGTAAAAGATGGGGAATCTATCGACAGAGCTTTGAGAAGATACAAAAATAAGCACAAAAAAGTGCAATTAATGAAACAACTACGTGCTAGAAAGCATTTTGTAAAGCCTTCTGTAGAGCGTAGAGTTGAAATTCTAAAAGCTAAATACAATACTGAAAAATTGAGAGAAATGGAAGGATAG